Sequence from the Amaranthus tricolor cultivar Red isolate AtriRed21 chromosome 16, ASM2621246v1, whole genome shotgun sequence genome:
TTTAACTGATTAAAGTAGAACAAATCATCcttaacaatttgattattggccGGGCGCCTAATTTTACTATGGGTGCTTATAAGAAGATTCATTTTAGGTGGTTATTATTGGTGTCGTTACTAGGGATagcaacgggtcggatctagACCGGATCCAAATTCGTTTTCAAGAGTAGGACCCAGATCCAAATCCGGATCCGGATCCAGGGGTCTAGATTTTCAAGACCCTTCGAATCCACGGGTATAGATTTTCAAGCAAAATTTGGTGATGAATATCATCTTTCTATACAAGGCCTAATCCTGTAGGAAATAACTAATTTCCACTCACAACTAGCACTTGATTTCATCTAATTAATTAAGCTTCATAAGATCGGATTGTGCTTATCAGAAAATCAGTTGGACTTTACCAATTAAATAGCCCATAAGCCTAGTATATTTgatgtatataaaaaaaagggTCCGGACATTTTTTGAGATCCGACCCGAATTCGAtgggtttaaatttttttaggaTCCAGACCCGTGAAACAAATACGAATTCGGATCTGGTCCAATACCTATTGCATTCCTACTCGTTACTTTGGAATTATTGAAGTTCTTGACAATTTTTGTCTGGTAAGGGACTGCCAAATTTGGTTTTAGTGCAATGTTCTTAGGCTTGATCGTGTAGACAATAGCTGTATAGTGTATAAGTTGGATCAAGAGTCTACGTGCTAGTCTTTTTGACTTTGTACTTGGTACTCCCTCCAACtcgtattaatttttatatttagattttatacattattcaatgcattaatttaattctaaatatatctaactgtgaataattaaaaattataaaaaaataaatagtaataaaaattatattgagatgaatcaaacaaaatcccacttgactatattttgacgtctaaattaagaattaaatataaattaaaagtgatcaatgAATCTAAATATGACAATTGATATGAattaaagggagtattttttagaaggataaaattttaaattttgcatATTatctaatgcactaattcaatcctaaatatttcttgtaaacgTCTCTTAGAAAGATAGTCCCTCAGGAGACAGACTGATCTTTTAAAGGGCCGTGTTATTTTAATGACTCTTTTAAATTAACTATCGTTGCTTTTACTCgaaaatcaactttaagatgGTTAGGATTCGGTGGGATAGACAGAATTAAAGGATTTAGCTTTACTTaacacatttattaaataaagcaCATGATTTCATTCCTTTATCCAACCAAAATTTAAACATGATCGTGTTGAAATAAATTAAGATTGAACACTTGAGGCTTAATTGCTCATTAGGCTTGAAGAAGTGCACGTCTCAACATATTTTCtcatttaaaataagttttaatagataaaaaaaacaagttttgatcggtacaaattaatttttatcggTGTAAATCAGTTACAATAAGGAAGATTATCTTTAATCaggtacaaaatattttataatcagCAAAAATCAATTAAGTAAAATAAGTTCTGTAAATCggttataattagtaaaaatttactataatcaataaaaataaattttaatctgtaaaaattaatgtttgttaattgtattatttattttattgaaaagtattttcataattataatttataacaacAATTTTCATAGTGTTTAtgataatttttagttatttataattagtctgaaaaatatttaagttttattctatatacttaatatcatatcctatttattttttttttattgacaaTCCTTGGAACATTAATTGTAACTTTATCACGTATATTCCAAAAATATATTGTCATATGAAtcattattactccctcctattcagctcaattgtcccatttgttttttcacacttgccgaggcaacattttaactcttaatatctcaaattatgcttaattaaaaattataaaaagttgatattaataatccttgtattgagacgaatcaaacaagatcccatatgactatgttttaacttatagattaagagtaaaatacaaattaagagtgacaagtgaatagtgccaaaaaaaaaatgggacaattcagctgaataggaggtagtattatattatatatatcatcGTCAATAACTACAcaaatcaactttttataatagcttatataagaaaaatttaaagatttttaatgaTTATATTTGTAGAATAAGTTTAACAGTGTTACAACGACTCGTTTAAAGGCTAATTTTTTCATCGCATTTTTTTAAACTTGTTAATTAATAAAACGAAAATCattattcataaatttttttaagtagaattttcataatattttatttcaaattattatgTAGAAATAAGTTCAAACCCTAAAAGTGGCCCAACAATAATCGAAAAATTGTATGAGAAAGAAATGAAGCACAGAAATAATCGCCCAAGAGAGAAACGAAGCACAGTTATAAAAACAGGTAAAGCTCCCATCTTTAAACATATCCATTAATCATTATCCAGTTCAAAGCTTTCATCTTTGCAAGATTATAGTGAATTTCTCGGTGTATAATGCCTAAACTAGCTTCAATTTCTAGAGACACTAAATCCATTAGAACCCTATTTGCAATTGTATTAAAGGGTAATTGGTATCAACTTTTGAATCCCCAAATTAATTTGGGATCAGTAACAGTAGAGAAAGCATTATCACAGCTTCCATTAGACTTTTATAATTCATGGGCTTTTTATGAATGGGTTGAAAACATTCCTGGGTATAAACATTCTCTTGAAGTTACTTGGTCAATGATTCATTTGCTTACAAAAtataatcactttaaagttgCACAGAAACTGCTTGAGAAAATTGCTCATAGAGATTTTTTATCTTCACCTACTGTTTTGAATGCTCTTGTTGATGCCCATAATGATTCTGAGTTAAATTCACAGATTTTTAGTTGGTTGGTGATTATTTATGCAAATTCTAAGATGACCCATGATGCAATTCAAGTGTTTGAGCATATGAAAATTAATAAGATTATGCCCCACTTACATGCTTGTACTGTACTTTTGAATTCACTTGTGAAAATTGGGTTGATTTCTATAATGTGGAAGATATATAAGAAAATGTTGAAACTTGGAGTTGTTCCTAATCTTTATGTGTATAATGTGTTGATTCATGGTTGTTGTAAGTCTGGGGATTTAGAAAAGGTAGAAGAATTGTTGGTTGAAATGGAATTGAAGTGCATTTTACCTGATCTTTTCACTTATAATACATTGATTTCTTTGTATATGAAGAAGGGTAAACACTATGAGGCTTTATCGGTTCAAGATAGGATGGAAAAAGCCGGTGTGAAACCAGATATTGTGACTTATAATAGCCTTATATTTGGGTTTTGTCGGGAAGGTAGGATGGGGGAGGCTTTGAGGCTTTTTAGTGAAATTAAGGGTGCAAATGCCAATCTTGTGACATATACAACTTTGGTTGATGGATATTGTCGAGCTAATGATCTAGCGGAAGCGTTAGATTTATGCAAAGTAATGGAGCGTAAAGGTATCTATCCTTCTGTTGTTACTTATAATTCGATTCTCCGCAAGTTGTGTGAGCAAGGTAGGATAAGAGATGCGAACAATCTCTTGAATGAGATGGGTGAGAAGAAGCTAGAACCTGATAACATCACCTGCAATACGTTGATTAATGCGTATTGCAAGATAGGAGACATGCAATCTTCCCTAAAAGTAAAAAACAAGATGTTGGAAAGCAGGCTGAAGCTTGATCAATTCACTTTCAAGGCTTTAATACACGGTTTCTGCAAGGCTAGACAAATTGATAGTGCAAAAAAGCAGCTATTCGAAATGCTTGATGCGGGCCTTTCTCCAAATTTTTCTGTCTATTCGTGGATTGTTGATTGTTATTGTGACCAGGATGATGAGGATGGAATAGTTAGACTGCCGAGTGAGCTTGTAGGAAGAGGTCTTTGTGTTGATATATCAGTTTATCGAGCTCTTATTAGAAGTCTATGTAAGAAGGATAGGATTGAATGTGCTAAACGAGTTTTTAGTTGTATGGAAGAGAAAGGAATCAATGGAGATAGTCTTGTGTACACTAGTTTGGCGTTTGCTTATTTTAAAGCAGGCAAGGCTAACACTGCTTCTAAGCTTTTGGACGAGATGTACAAGAGGCGTTTGAGCGTAACTTTACGAATATATAGATGTTTCACTGCTTCGAATGCTAGGGAGAAGAACATACTAGGAGTGTTTTGGAATCACTTGGTACAAAGAAAGCTGATCTCTAAGATTGTCAACAGGAAGCTGCAAGAGCTAGATTGAGTGAATGATCATAGCTTTTTCTTGCCCAAGATTAAATTTAAATGAAGCGAGCAATACTGATGGCTTGTTAAATTGGTTTGGGACCTATATTATTGGACACGGGTACAGATGTTGGATACCCatacgtgtccaagtgttggATACGTCtatatattcaattttacatctaaaatgaagtgtctaagtgccataccaatgtccgagtatCAAGGATCTTAACACGGGTACgtaaagcaaaatgaagagtccgagtaacagaGTTTGGGACTATAAACTTGTGACCACCAATTTACCTTTTTAGATGTTTATAGCCTGAAAGGGGCATTTGGATTTTTGAGCTGTAAAATAAGGTAATTTTCATATATGCTTTGTTCTCTTAATTAGGCTTCAATTCACATGACAAGTGTGATTTTTTTTCAGTCACTTGAATGTTTGCTTTAATTTAATCAGTGTTTTGAAAGATTTTGTATAGTTAGTGATTTCAAAGCTGAAgatttggattatttttcttAGATTTGGATTAAAATTTGGTAAGTTTATGGAGGGATTACTGAATAACATTGAATTGAAAGATATATGAAGATTCTTCTGCATGTGCAGTAGACAGTTAACAAGAACAGAAACCAATAAGCGGCTTTTTGGGTCGATATCTATTAGAGATGCCGTGTAGCGGTAAGTACCTTATCTATTCTCGATCTTGGGTTTAATTTCTTCATTGCAGATAGTATGCTGTGTGACTTATGCCTATGCTTGGTTTGCAGGTTTAGGCTTTGGCTCTGTAACTCTTAGACTGCTGTTACGATTCAGGATGATGTTGAACGTGGCGTGGGTTTAGGCTTCAGATATGGCTAATGGCATTGGCTGCAGAGTTGTTGCTTACGAAAAGAGCAAACGATACGTTAGTATTTGAAAGCTTTTTAGCGGGTAGCTTGGTCCATTTCGGTATGTCCATTGTTCTCTTTGTCCATTCTCGGTTTAGCCaatgatttttagttttttggttTCTGGTAAAATAAgtctttaaattatgtgcacttcttatataTGTGAAAGTGCAAATGATGTTTTCAATAAGGGTGTTTCAAAAACATGAAACATCTTTGTTATTATAAGGGTAAGGTTGCCTGGTCGATAGCCATtaggtaatgaaatgttgttctgTTATTTCCCTTTCAAACCTATTATTCTTAAGTTACTAAAAATACAAATCTGATGGGATTATGCATATATTTATAACAAAAGGAGAGAGTATTGTTATGTTGGTTTGTCAAGTGCAAAAGAGGCTGAAAAATGCACCACTTGGAAAAACGAAAGGTTTGAACTTTAAGGAGTTTTGAGGAGCTCAAAAGAGGAAGTAGGTTGAAGATGACGTGAATAAAAAGACCGAATAATGACTTTACGAATCGGGTTTGCAAGAGTATATGACAATAGATAGAATCAAACAGATGAGGAGAAATATAAATGGATGATCATTGAAATTGATTGATTTATTTGTAGGTTAGTGATAGATTGACcaaataaagtataatctttAACATCAATTATCTCTCATGTTGATTTGTTGTGGTTCAGGTAGCCGACCGATGGATGATCATTGTAATTGATTGATTTATTTGTAGGTTAATGTTAGATTGACcaaataaagtataatctttATTATTGATTTGTTGTGGTTCAGGTAGTCAACCGATTAAGGCTTGGCAATTCATAGTGTAAAGTATCAGCTGTATTGCGATCACATTGTAGAAAATTTTGAGCTAATTATGAACATAAAGATTAATAATGTTTCAAATTGGAAATTTATGCATCACAAAATTTCAATCTCCCATAagtacaaaaaaaaaccaatggAAATTATCAGCAAACCCAAGTAAACAACAGTGACAGAATTAGTCACTTGACagaaaaaacagagaaacaacaAAATTATTCCCTACTCGAAGTCTCCGACCCTAGCATTCGTGTCAAGCTCGAGTATAAACCGATATCGGAATCTCAATGTACGATGATGGTATTTCGAGGTATAATTAAGAGTCCGAGCATGATAATAGACCAAGAGAGCCTTGAAACTTTAGTCAAACCTTAATCAAGCAGAAGACACATCCGAGCCAGAATCACTTTCATTTCTGTCCTTCCAACAAGATTTAAAAATCGATCTAGGCGATCCACATGCATTGGCCTTAACAAACTGGTAATAAATCACCGCGCTATTATCTCCAAAGTCTTCATAATTCTTGCATCCTGTATAGTATCCATCAACACCCAAATTCTTTAGGTCGGATTCTAGAAGTTCCTCGTGATCATCACAATGAACAGCTAAGGAAAATTCGTTTCAACTAACTGATCTAACTTCATTTCTTTCAGGTCATACCCCGCAGCTTCGAAACTGGCATAACTGAAACTATCTTCCGGTGTGACATGGATTGTAGATATTCTGTTGTTTTGGATTGAATTCATCGAATAGCCACaggtcaaaatcaaaatcacatattgTGGACTCCGGAAGGATTTTTCGTATGCCAGAGGACTCGATCATATCACGTGCTGAATGGTTCGTCTTGTAAAAGACCGATGCACGTTTTTTGTTCAGACTAGTCATGCACATCTCAACAGTGAAATTCTGATGAGAATTAAGGGAATCCACACTGGCTGAATAAACATGCCATTTTTGTGAGTTATGCATACTTCCTATCACAAATGCTTCACTTCCGGATCCAAGCTTACTGAAGTAGCTATCTAGAACGGCGACTTCTTCAGAAAAAGCTCGGTGTGAAAATGGTTGAGCACTTGGGAATATG
This genomic interval carries:
- the LOC130802332 gene encoding pentatricopeptide repeat-containing protein At5g38730; translated protein: MPKLASISRDTKSIRTLFAIVLKGNWYQLLNPQINLGSVTVEKALSQLPLDFYNSWAFYEWVENIPGYKHSLEVTWSMIHLLTKYNHFKVAQKLLEKIAHRDFLSSPTVLNALVDAHNDSELNSQIFSWLVIIYANSKMTHDAIQVFEHMKINKIMPHLHACTVLLNSLVKIGLISIMWKIYKKMLKLGVVPNLYVYNVLIHGCCKSGDLEKVEELLVEMELKCILPDLFTYNTLISLYMKKGKHYEALSVQDRMEKAGVKPDIVTYNSLIFGFCREGRMGEALRLFSEIKGANANLVTYTTLVDGYCRANDLAEALDLCKVMERKGIYPSVVTYNSILRKLCEQGRIRDANNLLNEMGEKKLEPDNITCNTLINAYCKIGDMQSSLKVKNKMLESRLKLDQFTFKALIHGFCKARQIDSAKKQLFEMLDAGLSPNFSVYSWIVDCYCDQDDEDGIVRLPSELVGRGLCVDISVYRALIRSLCKKDRIECAKRVFSCMEEKGINGDSLVYTSLAFAYFKAGKANTASKLLDEMYKRRLSVTLRIYRCFTASNAREKNILGVFWNHLVQRKLISKIVNRKLQELD
- the LOC130802333 gene encoding LOW QUALITY PROTEIN: S-adenosylmethionine decarboxylase proenzyme-like (The sequence of the model RefSeq protein was modified relative to this genomic sequence to represent the inferred CDS: inserted 3 bases in 2 codons), translating into MALLSSPIGFEGYKKRLEISNSNGVGDGLRCFTRNQLDKILEPAECCIVDSLSNEFIDSYVLSESSLFIYSHKIIIKICGTTRLLLSIPIILELAENRSLTVTSVRYMRGSFIFPSAQPFSHRAFSEEVAVLDSYFSKLGSGSEAFVIGSMHNSQKWHVYSASVDSLNSHQNFTVEMCMTSLNKKRASVFYKTNHSARDMIESSGIRKILPESTICDFDFDXCGYSMNSIQNNRISTIHVTPEDSFSYASFEAAGYDLKEMKLDQLVEXEFSLAVHCDDHEELLESDLKNLGVDGYYTGCKNYEDFGDNSAVIYYQFVKANACGSPRSIFKSCWKDRNESDSGSDVSSA